From a single Micromonospora carbonacea genomic region:
- a CDS encoding CDP-alcohol phosphatidyltransferase family protein: MHSATLADPARPSVADFHRVNRGGGLFSESVSQWLGAVFALVAQRLGLRPTALTLANLVLGLAASVTVVALADEVAAGTVPAWVVGVVALVGWQVAYSLDCADGQLARVTKTGSPAGARVDVLADVAAQIALVAALSATAVAQRPSTPTWLVALFAGTWMVNLVTSVMQSGPNAASMVTSTSLPVRLVKLVRDYGAVIFVAGLVLAFAPALTFWVIVAFTVVNGGFLLASIAFSARASLR; this comes from the coding sequence GTGCACTCCGCGACCTTGGCTGATCCCGCCCGCCCGTCCGTAGCCGACTTCCACCGGGTCAACCGGGGCGGCGGCCTGTTCAGCGAGTCGGTCAGCCAGTGGCTCGGCGCGGTGTTCGCGCTGGTCGCCCAGCGGCTCGGGCTGCGCCCCACGGCGCTGACGCTGGCCAACCTGGTGCTCGGGCTGGCCGCCTCGGTCACCGTGGTCGCGCTCGCCGACGAGGTGGCCGCCGGCACCGTCCCGGCCTGGGTGGTCGGGGTGGTGGCCCTGGTCGGCTGGCAGGTGGCCTACTCGCTGGACTGCGCCGACGGGCAGCTCGCCCGGGTGACCAAGACGGGCAGCCCGGCAGGTGCCCGGGTCGACGTGCTCGCCGACGTGGCCGCCCAGATCGCCCTGGTGGCCGCCCTGTCGGCCACGGCGGTGGCGCAGCGCCCGTCGACGCCGACGTGGCTGGTCGCGCTGTTCGCGGGCACCTGGATGGTCAACCTCGTCACGTCGGTGATGCAGTCCGGCCCGAACGCGGCCAGCATGGTCACCTCGACGTCGCTGCCGGTGCGGCTGGTGAAGCTGGTCCGCGACTACGGCGCGGTGATCTTCGTGGCGGGCCTGGTGCTGGCGTTCGCCCCGGCCCTCACCTTCTGGGTGATCGTGGCGTTCACGGTCGTCAACGGCGGCTTCCTGCTGGCGAGCATCGCCTTCTCCGCCCGCGCTTCGCTGCGGTAA
- a CDS encoding sugar phosphate nucleotidyltransferase — MIGMVLAAGAGRRLRPYTDTLPKALVPVDGDTTILDIALRNLAEVGLTDVVVVVGYAADAVVSRQAELEKRHGVTLTLVHNDKAEEWNNAYSLWLAREHFARGVLLVNGDTVHPVSVERTLLAERGPGILLAVDTLKTLAEEEMKTTFDAAGQLTRITKLMDPGEAYGEYIGATLIEPQVADALADALEATWRRDPNLYYEDGYQEFAERGGEVRAAPIGDVSWVEVDNHDDLARAREIACRY; from the coding sequence ATGATCGGGATGGTCCTCGCGGCCGGTGCGGGGCGTCGGCTGCGCCCGTACACCGACACCCTGCCCAAGGCGCTGGTGCCGGTGGACGGTGACACCACCATCCTGGACATCGCGCTGCGCAACCTCGCCGAGGTCGGCCTCACCGACGTGGTGGTCGTCGTCGGCTACGCCGCCGACGCGGTCGTCTCCCGCCAGGCGGAGCTGGAGAAGCGGCACGGCGTCACGCTCACCCTCGTGCACAACGACAAGGCCGAGGAGTGGAACAACGCGTACTCGCTGTGGCTGGCCCGGGAGCACTTCGCCAGGGGCGTGCTGCTGGTCAACGGCGACACCGTGCACCCGGTGAGCGTCGAGCGGACCCTGCTGGCCGAACGCGGGCCGGGCATCCTGCTCGCCGTGGACACGCTCAAGACGCTGGCCGAGGAGGAGATGAAGACCACCTTCGACGCCGCCGGCCAGCTCACCCGCATCACCAAGCTGATGGACCCGGGCGAGGCGTACGGGGAGTACATCGGCGCGACGCTGATCGAGCCGCAGGTGGCCGACGCGCTCGCCGACGCGCTGGAGGCGACCTGGCGGCGCGACCCGAACCTCTACTACGAGGACGGCTACCAGGAGTTCGCCGAGCGGGGCGGCGAGGTGCGGGCCGCGCCCATCGGGGACGTCTCCTGGGTGGAGGTCGACAACCACGACGACCTGGCCCGCGCGCGGGAGATCGCGTGCCGCTACTAG
- a CDS encoding lipopolysaccharide biosynthesis protein, protein MATVAPARSAAGELGGAARHGVANLLGVAVAAVAGFGLNIVVTRSWSMSDAGLFFAATSAFMIAYAAARLGTGVGSVYFISRYRTLGQPERLRASVLVGLLPVLAIGTLIAVAGWWAAPRIVALTFDEPVPGAVRALRVLLVFVPVAALCDFALAACRGFGKMRPLLLIERLGRTGLQVAGVGLAAVLGLSATTALPLAWVAPYLPAALVGTVWLARLVRRAERGAQAPAVSLREEFWPYWRYSGPRALSGLAQMAVQRLDIVLLGALRGLSEAALYTAATRFLALGQLSGQALSTAVQHRLAEHLVRDDREAAGRLYQAATGWLVLLAWPAYLLFAVFAEPMLHLFGEGYSAGARVTVFLALTMLVATGCGMVDTVLNMAGRTSWTFYNALAGTLVNVVLNVLLIPRFGIMGAAVAWSASIFITNLVPLAQLHHAYRLHPFGRGTLAAAGLAVACFGVPALIARALLDAGPVTLAVLAVLGTAGYLAGAWRLRRVLQLDALRALRRGRRR, encoded by the coding sequence GTGGCGACGGTAGCCCCGGCCCGGTCGGCCGCCGGCGAGCTGGGCGGCGCGGCGCGGCACGGGGTCGCGAACCTGCTCGGGGTGGCGGTCGCGGCGGTCGCCGGCTTCGGCCTGAACATCGTCGTCACCCGCAGCTGGTCCATGTCCGACGCGGGCCTCTTCTTCGCCGCCACCAGCGCCTTCATGATCGCGTACGCGGCGGCGCGGCTGGGCACCGGCGTCGGCTCGGTCTACTTCATCAGCCGCTACCGCACGTTGGGCCAGCCGGAGCGGCTGCGCGCCTCGGTGCTGGTGGGCCTGCTGCCGGTGCTGGCGATCGGCACCCTGATCGCGGTGGCCGGCTGGTGGGCGGCTCCCCGGATCGTGGCGTTGACGTTCGACGAGCCGGTGCCCGGCGCGGTGCGCGCGCTGCGGGTGCTGCTGGTCTTCGTGCCGGTGGCCGCGCTGTGCGACTTCGCCCTGGCCGCCTGCCGGGGCTTCGGCAAGATGCGCCCGCTGCTGCTGATCGAACGCCTCGGCCGCACGGGGTTGCAGGTGGCCGGGGTGGGGCTCGCCGCCGTCCTCGGCCTGTCGGCGACGACGGCCCTGCCGCTGGCCTGGGTCGCGCCCTACCTGCCGGCGGCGCTGGTCGGCACGGTGTGGCTGGCCCGGCTGGTGCGGCGCGCGGAGCGGGGCGCGCAGGCGCCGGCGGTGTCGCTGCGCGAGGAGTTCTGGCCCTACTGGCGCTACAGCGGGCCCCGGGCGCTGAGCGGGCTGGCCCAGATGGCGGTGCAGCGGCTCGACATCGTGCTGCTGGGCGCGCTGCGCGGGCTGTCCGAGGCGGCGCTCTACACGGCGGCCACCCGGTTCCTCGCCCTCGGGCAGCTCTCCGGGCAGGCGCTGTCCACGGCCGTGCAGCACCGGCTCGCCGAGCACCTGGTGCGCGACGACCGGGAGGCGGCGGGCCGGCTCTACCAGGCCGCGACGGGCTGGCTGGTGCTGCTGGCCTGGCCGGCATATCTGCTGTTCGCGGTGTTCGCCGAGCCGATGCTGCACCTGTTCGGCGAGGGATACTCCGCCGGGGCGCGGGTGACCGTGTTCCTGGCCCTGACGATGCTGGTGGCCACCGGCTGCGGCATGGTCGACACGGTGCTCAACATGGCCGGGCGCACGTCGTGGACGTTCTACAACGCGCTGGCCGGCACCCTGGTCAACGTGGTGCTGAACGTGCTGCTCATCCCGCGCTTCGGCATCATGGGGGCGGCGGTCGCCTGGTCGGCGTCCATCTTCATCACCAACCTGGTGCCGCTGGCGCAGCTGCACCACGCGTACCGGCTGCACCCGTTCGGCCGGGGCACGCTCGCCGCCGCCGGCCTCGCGGTGGCGTGCTTCGGCGTGCCGGCGCTGATCGCCCGCGCGCTGCTCGACGCCGGGCCGGTGACCCTCGCGGTGCTCGCGGTGCTCGGCACCGCCGGCTACCTCGCCGGTGCGTGGCGGCTGCGCCGGGTGCTCCAGCTCGACGCGTTGCGGGCCCTGCGCCGGGGCCGGCGGCGCTGA
- a CDS encoding NUDIX hydrolase has translation MPTEPLRCAGALIVDDDGRLFFQRRSPQRVLFPDTWDIVGGHLEPGEEIEDALRREVTEETGWTVSHLLGPVGEYRWTGNDGLPRVESDFLVRVDGDLSRPRLEEGKHTEFRWLTERDLAVLDEHRDVNDGLIRRIAEDGFAALRSIGL, from the coding sequence GTGCCCACCGAGCCTCTCCGCTGCGCCGGCGCGCTGATCGTCGACGACGACGGCCGCCTCTTCTTCCAGCGCCGGTCCCCGCAGCGGGTCCTCTTCCCCGACACCTGGGACATCGTCGGCGGCCACCTGGAACCGGGCGAGGAGATCGAGGACGCGCTGCGCCGGGAGGTCACCGAGGAGACCGGCTGGACGGTGTCGCACCTGCTCGGCCCGGTCGGCGAATACCGGTGGACCGGCAACGACGGCCTGCCGCGGGTCGAGAGCGACTTCCTCGTCCGGGTCGACGGCGACCTGAGCCGACCCCGGCTGGAGGAGGGCAAGCACACCGAGTTCCGCTGGCTGACCGAGCGGGACCTGGCCGTGCTGGACGAACACCGCGACGTCAACGACGGGCTGATCCGGCGGATCGCCGAGGACGGCTTCGCGGCGCTGCGCTCGATCGGTCTGTGA
- a CDS encoding cellulose binding domain-containing protein: MTQDQNGPVSGERRVLSRRAVLTTVGAVPVAAAAGTLLGATGASAAPATINVSAQRQTIKGYGAMAHAAWIGDLTAAQRETAFGTGEGRLGFSILRIPVGESSADFGRDLATAKRAVELGVTVFASPWNPPASMIETFTRGSQTNAKRLRYSSYAAYAQHLNDFTTYMRNNGVPLYSISVQNEPDYAHDWTWWTTTEMVKFLKENAGSISTRVMAPESFQYVKSMSDPILNDAAALANVDIIGAHLYGTSYSNFPYPLFKQKGAGKELWMTEVYYPNSNTNSGDAWPEALDVGEHIHRAMVDAEFQAYVWWYLRRSYGPMREDGQISKRGAMMTHFARFVRPGYTRIDATANPASNVYVSAYRGGNTVVIVAVNKNTSSVSQQFTLSGATASGSVQNWLTDASRTVAPQNALTMSNGSLTVNLPARSIMTFVTSLNGTPPPTTPPPTTPPPSPTPTPTVTPPPSGSGPRVAYTMNSWGSGFTASIDITNTDTSAINGWTLAFTLPSGQSITSGWNATYSPSSGQVSARNVDYNATIAPGATISIGFQANTSGSTAKPTAFTLNGVACTVV; this comes from the coding sequence ATGACGCAAGACCAGAACGGGCCGGTCAGCGGCGAGCGGCGAGTGCTGAGCCGGAGAGCCGTCCTGACGACGGTGGGGGCCGTGCCGGTCGCCGCAGCGGCCGGGACACTGCTGGGGGCCACGGGAGCCTCGGCCGCGCCCGCGACCATCAACGTGTCGGCGCAGCGGCAGACCATCAAGGGGTACGGCGCGATGGCCCACGCGGCCTGGATCGGCGACCTGACGGCCGCCCAGCGGGAGACGGCGTTCGGCACCGGCGAGGGCCGGCTGGGCTTCTCCATCCTGCGCATCCCCGTCGGCGAGAGCTCGGCCGACTTCGGCCGCGACCTCGCCACGGCGAAGCGCGCCGTCGAGCTGGGGGTGACCGTCTTCGCGTCGCCGTGGAACCCGCCGGCCAGCATGATCGAGACCTTCACCCGGGGCAGCCAGACCAACGCGAAGCGGCTCCGCTACAGCTCGTACGCCGCCTACGCGCAGCACCTCAACGACTTCACCACCTACATGCGCAACAACGGGGTGCCCCTCTACAGCATCTCCGTGCAGAACGAGCCCGACTACGCGCACGACTGGACCTGGTGGACCACCACCGAAATGGTCAAGTTCCTGAAGGAGAACGCCGGCTCGATCAGCACCCGGGTCATGGCGCCCGAGTCGTTCCAGTACGTCAAGTCCATGTCGGACCCGATCCTCAACGACGCCGCCGCGCTGGCCAACGTGGACATCATCGGGGCCCACCTCTACGGGACGTCGTACTCGAACTTCCCGTACCCCCTGTTCAAGCAGAAGGGTGCGGGCAAAGAGCTGTGGATGACGGAGGTCTACTACCCCAACAGCAACACCAACTCGGGTGACGCCTGGCCCGAGGCGCTCGACGTGGGCGAGCACATCCACCGCGCCATGGTCGACGCCGAGTTCCAGGCGTACGTCTGGTGGTATCTGCGGCGCAGCTACGGCCCCATGCGCGAGGACGGCCAGATCAGCAAGCGGGGTGCCATGATGACGCACTTCGCCCGGTTCGTCCGGCCCGGCTACACCCGGATCGACGCGACGGCGAACCCGGCGTCGAACGTCTACGTCTCGGCGTACCGGGGCGGCAACACCGTCGTCATCGTCGCCGTCAACAAGAACACCTCGTCGGTGAGCCAGCAGTTCACCCTGTCGGGTGCCACCGCGTCGGGCAGCGTCCAGAACTGGCTGACCGACGCGAGCCGGACGGTCGCGCCGCAGAACGCGCTCACCATGTCCAACGGCTCGCTCACCGTCAACCTGCCCGCGCGCAGCATCATGACCTTCGTGACCAGCCTGAACGGCACCCCGCCGCCGACCACGCCGCCGCCCACCACCCCGCCGCCCAGCCCGACCCCCACGCCCACCGTCACGCCCCCGCCGAGCGGCTCGGGCCCCCGGGTCGCCTACACGATGAACTCGTGGGGCTCCGGCTTCACGGCCAGCATCGACATCACCAACACGGACACCTCGGCGATCAACGGCTGGACGTTGGCGTTCACCCTGCCCTCGGGCCAGTCGATCACGTCGGGCTGGAACGCCACCTACTCGCCCTCCAGCGGCCAGGTGAGCGCCCGCAACGTCGACTACAACGCCACGATCGCCCCCGGGGCCACCATCAGCATCGGCTTCCAGGCGAACACCAGCGGCAGCACCGCCAAGCCGACCGCCTTCACCCTCAACGGCGTCGCCTGCACGGTGGTCTGA
- a CDS encoding iron-containing alcohol dehydrogenase family protein, translated as MPLLARTILTPLHIDVRRGAVADLAAILADGRISSGGDVAVVVGPGQGGQIAELIRPSLRSADVFTVAGGTLEAADDLGGKLRARSYDAVVGIGGGKTIDVAKYAATRRGLPMVTVATSLANDGIASPVASLITGGIKGSYGVHIPIAVIVDLDFVEAGPERHNRAGIGDVVSNISALADWELARQVRGEPVDGLAASLARMGAEAVLAHPGDMTDDAFVTVLAEALISSGLAMAVCGTSRPSSGGCHEIMHAVDALFPGTASHGELAGLGALFCTFLRGDGRRFAEMSACLARHNLPRLPAEVGLTDDQFVEAVQFAPATRPDRYTILEHLAMSATETRERLADYAGALRDLG; from the coding sequence GTGCCGCTACTAGCCCGGACGATCCTCACCCCGCTGCACATCGACGTGCGGCGGGGCGCGGTGGCGGACCTGGCGGCGATCCTGGCCGACGGGCGGATCTCCTCCGGCGGGGACGTCGCCGTGGTGGTCGGGCCGGGGCAGGGCGGGCAGATCGCCGAGCTGATCCGCCCGTCGCTGCGCTCGGCCGACGTGTTCACCGTGGCCGGGGGCACCCTGGAGGCGGCCGACGACCTGGGCGGGAAGCTGCGCGCCCGGTCGTACGACGCGGTGGTGGGCATCGGCGGCGGCAAGACGATCGACGTGGCGAAGTACGCGGCCACCCGGCGCGGCCTGCCCATGGTGACCGTGGCGACGAGCCTGGCCAACGACGGCATCGCCTCCCCGGTGGCGTCGCTGATCACCGGCGGGATCAAGGGCTCCTACGGGGTGCACATCCCGATCGCCGTGATCGTGGACCTCGACTTCGTGGAGGCCGGGCCGGAGCGGCACAACCGGGCCGGCATCGGCGACGTGGTGAGCAACATCAGCGCGCTGGCCGACTGGGAGCTGGCCCGCCAGGTGCGCGGCGAGCCCGTCGACGGCCTGGCCGCGTCGCTGGCCCGGATGGGGGCCGAGGCGGTCCTCGCCCACCCCGGCGACATGACCGACGACGCGTTCGTCACCGTGCTCGCCGAGGCGCTGATCTCCAGCGGGCTGGCGATGGCGGTGTGCGGCACGTCCCGCCCGTCCAGCGGCGGCTGCCACGAGATCATGCACGCGGTCGACGCGCTCTTCCCCGGCACCGCCTCGCACGGCGAGCTGGCCGGCCTCGGCGCGCTGTTCTGCACGTTCCTGCGCGGCGACGGGCGTCGCTTCGCGGAGATGTCGGCGTGCCTGGCCCGGCACAACCTGCCCCGGCTGCCGGCCGAGGTGGGGCTCACCGACGACCAGTTCGTCGAGGCGGTGCAGTTCGCGCCGGCCACCCGCCCCGACCGGTACACCATCCTGGAGCACCTGGCGATGTCGGCTACCGAGACGCGGGAGCGGCTGGCAGACTACGCCGGTGCACTCCGCGACCTTGGCTGA
- a CDS encoding sulfotransferase family protein, which yields MTLVKAQARRAVRSVSRTYGRWTAGSRLAPDFLIVGAQRCGTTSLFKTLSQHPAVYHKGVHYFDTGYDRGMDWYLGHFPTVRRAESVRAQVGVRGVTGESSPYYMFHPLAGQRIAKDLPGVRLLVLLRDPVERAYSAHTHEAARGFETEGFERALELEQERIAGERERLLADPTAHSHHFQHNAYLTRGQYVEQLERLESIFGRDRLHVIDADDFFAEPRPAFDAVCDFLGLPHWADISFGKHNARSRSPMDPALRARLEEHFAPYDERLSAWWGRVPSWRR from the coding sequence GTGACGCTGGTCAAGGCACAGGCGCGGCGCGCGGTGCGGTCGGTGAGCCGGACGTACGGCCGGTGGACCGCCGGGTCGCGGCTCGCCCCCGACTTCCTGATCGTGGGTGCCCAGCGCTGCGGCACGACCTCGCTGTTCAAGACCCTGTCGCAGCATCCGGCGGTCTACCACAAGGGCGTGCACTACTTCGACACCGGCTACGACCGGGGGATGGACTGGTATCTCGGGCACTTCCCGACGGTGCGCCGGGCCGAGTCGGTGCGTGCGCAGGTCGGGGTGCGCGGGGTGACGGGCGAGTCGAGCCCGTACTACATGTTCCACCCCCTCGCGGGGCAGCGGATCGCGAAGGACCTGCCGGGGGTGCGGCTGCTGGTGCTGCTGCGTGACCCGGTGGAGCGGGCCTACTCGGCGCACACCCACGAGGCGGCGCGGGGCTTCGAGACGGAGGGCTTCGAGCGGGCCCTGGAGCTGGAGCAGGAGCGGATCGCCGGGGAGCGGGAGCGGCTGCTCGCCGACCCGACGGCGCACAGCCACCACTTCCAGCACAACGCGTACCTGACCCGGGGGCAGTACGTGGAGCAGCTCGAACGCCTGGAGTCGATCTTCGGCCGGGACCGGCTGCACGTGATCGACGCGGACGACTTCTTCGCCGAGCCCCGGCCGGCGTTCGACGCGGTGTGCGACTTCCTCGGCCTGCCGCACTGGGCGGACATCTCGTTCGGCAAGCACAACGCGCGGTCCCGTTCGCCCATGGACCCGGCGCTGCGGGCCCGGCTGGAGGAGCACTTCGCCCCGTACGACGAGCGGTTGAGCGCCTGGTGGGGACGCGTGCCGTCGTGGCGACGGTAG
- a CDS encoding pectate lyase, whose protein sequence is MSTRDNGATPRHRRWQLALLPLVTAGLVATGLAATQTGAQAATWPTPKSTTTVTSTQSVSGTKDFGLVRYKAGGAMGDGGQSESQKPLFELADGAVVKNLIIGSPAADGIHCKGSCTLVNVWWEDVGEDAATFKGGSSANYTVDGGGARSASDKVFQHNGGGTLTIKNFDVSNFGKLYRSCGNCSTQYKRMVVIQNVTVTAPGSALAGINTNYGDTATFSGITIYGDSSRKISICDRYTGNNSGKEPVKTGSGADGTYCKYTSSNIVYK, encoded by the coding sequence GTGAGCACACGTGACAACGGCGCGACGCCACGCCACCGGCGGTGGCAGCTCGCCCTGCTGCCGCTCGTCACCGCAGGACTGGTCGCCACCGGCCTGGCCGCAACCCAGACCGGCGCGCAGGCCGCCACCTGGCCGACGCCCAAGAGCACCACGACCGTGACCAGCACCCAGTCGGTCAGCGGCACCAAGGACTTCGGCCTGGTGCGCTACAAAGCCGGTGGCGCGATGGGCGACGGCGGCCAGAGCGAGAGCCAGAAGCCGCTCTTCGAGCTGGCCGACGGAGCCGTGGTCAAGAACCTGATCATCGGCTCGCCGGCCGCCGACGGCATCCACTGCAAGGGCAGCTGCACTTTGGTCAACGTCTGGTGGGAGGACGTGGGCGAGGACGCCGCCACGTTCAAGGGCGGCTCGTCGGCCAACTACACGGTCGACGGCGGCGGCGCCCGGTCCGCCTCCGACAAGGTGTTCCAGCACAACGGCGGCGGCACGCTGACCATCAAGAACTTCGACGTCAGTAACTTCGGCAAGCTGTACCGGTCGTGCGGCAACTGCTCGACCCAGTACAAGCGGATGGTCGTCATCCAGAACGTCACCGTGACCGCACCCGGCTCGGCGCTGGCCGGCATCAACACCAACTACGGGGACACCGCGACGTTCTCGGGCATCACCATCTACGGCGACAGCAGCAGGAAGATCTCCATCTGCGACCGCTACACGGGCAACAACAGCGGCAAGGAGCCCGTCAAGACCGGCAGCGGAGCCGATGGTACGTACTGCAAGTACACGTCGTCGAACATCGTCTACAAGTAG
- a CDS encoding glycoside hydrolase family 26 protein, with the protein MKRFHRAAALLLASALAVTACSEQAPDFVPPPSGAAPTVSPRATDDLATTGRGPELPGKGAWLGAWVKPDWQTPEGRVEALAAFAAQTQGNVNLAHMFHEWEDDFPGPTEHAFQAAGKLQMISWSGADTRSIRDGVYDQLIRQRAEKIKQFGVPLMLRWRWEMDRPNLQQSVHSPEDYVAAWKRIRGIFTEVGATNAAFVWCPHVQGFVDSSRNAAAYYPGDDQVDWLCTDVYPGKGFEGFAPQMDTFMAFAAQHPRPVVIGEFGVTYPGSPGQRGAWLREAGDYIKRHPQIKAVVYFAAKQTKPAYDSTFNDDPDGLAAFRELTADPWFSAPPPPTPAHGPRTQ; encoded by the coding sequence ATGAAGCGGTTCCACAGGGCGGCGGCGCTCCTGCTCGCCTCGGCGCTGGCCGTCACGGCCTGCTCCGAGCAAGCCCCGGACTTCGTGCCGCCCCCGTCCGGTGCCGCGCCGACGGTGTCCCCCCGCGCGACGGACGACCTGGCCACCACGGGCCGGGGCCCGGAGCTGCCCGGGAAGGGCGCGTGGCTGGGCGCGTGGGTGAAGCCGGACTGGCAGACCCCGGAGGGGCGGGTGGAGGCGCTGGCCGCGTTCGCCGCGCAGACCCAGGGCAACGTGAACCTGGCGCACATGTTCCACGAGTGGGAGGACGACTTCCCCGGCCCCACCGAGCACGCCTTCCAGGCCGCCGGGAAGCTCCAGATGATCTCCTGGTCGGGCGCCGACACCCGGTCCATCCGCGACGGCGTCTACGACCAGCTCATCCGGCAGCGGGCCGAGAAGATCAAGCAGTTCGGGGTGCCGCTGATGCTGCGCTGGCGGTGGGAGATGGACCGGCCCAACCTGCAACAGAGCGTCCACTCGCCCGAGGACTACGTGGCCGCCTGGAAGCGCATCCGGGGCATCTTCACCGAGGTCGGCGCGACCAACGCCGCCTTCGTCTGGTGCCCGCACGTGCAGGGGTTCGTCGACTCCTCCCGTAACGCCGCCGCGTACTATCCGGGCGACGACCAGGTCGACTGGCTCTGCACGGACGTCTACCCGGGCAAGGGGTTCGAGGGCTTCGCCCCGCAGATGGACACCTTCATGGCGTTCGCCGCCCAGCACCCGCGTCCGGTTGTGATCGGCGAGTTCGGCGTGACCTATCCCGGCTCGCCGGGGCAGCGCGGCGCGTGGCTGCGCGAGGCCGGCGACTACATCAAGCGGCACCCGCAGATCAAGGCGGTCGTCTACTTCGCGGCGAAGCAGACCAAGCCGGCGTACGACAGCACCTTCAACGACGACCCGGACGGGCTGGCCGCATTCCGGGAACTGACGGCCGACCCGTGGTTCTCCGCGCCGCCGCCGCCCACCCCGGCGCACGGCCCGCGCACCCAGTGA
- a CDS encoding tetratricopeptide repeat protein, with the protein MVTDPAGLARWVEVHRLAVAGRQAEIARVTGLRVSRVWLRTSRFAAVEAVATATLTLGPDAHAFYERGCARVLTGRPWLALEDYQQALTMYQQAGIRGNEAAVLNSIGNVYAGFGERARAADYYRQALSLEREVDDRAGEAAALTNIGSLHARLGDWRRALSYLIQALLIRGETGDRAGEATILNNIGHVCVGLREWKRAADFFIQALCIRREVGDRFGEAATLSNLGHVCDGMGDWRRALDFYHQVLPIQREVGDRAGEAATLSSIGLVRFGLREWGRTLDHYHQALSIRQDVGDRVGEAFSLSNIGHVYAGLGHWRRALDYHHQALPILQEVGDRRGEAIVRYNIAMVHEASGDLDRAIRELEHVVDLERQIDHPDLEATAAVLEQFRRQHAAAQESESPAGR; encoded by the coding sequence ATGGTCACTGACCCGGCGGGCCTCGCCCGGTGGGTGGAGGTGCATCGGCTCGCCGTCGCCGGTCGACAGGCGGAGATCGCCCGGGTCACCGGTCTCCGGGTGTCCCGGGTGTGGCTGCGTACGTCGCGGTTCGCTGCGGTGGAGGCCGTGGCGACCGCGACCCTGACCCTGGGCCCGGACGCCCACGCGTTCTACGAACGGGGCTGTGCGCGGGTGTTGACCGGTCGGCCCTGGCTGGCGCTGGAGGACTACCAGCAGGCCCTGACCATGTACCAGCAGGCCGGCATCCGAGGCAACGAAGCCGCCGTCCTCAACAGCATCGGTAACGTGTACGCCGGATTCGGAGAGCGCGCGCGGGCTGCCGACTACTACCGTCAGGCCCTCTCCTTGGAACGGGAGGTCGACGATCGGGCTGGCGAAGCCGCTGCCCTGACCAACATAGGCAGCCTGCACGCCAGGTTGGGGGACTGGCGTCGAGCTCTCAGCTACCTCATCCAGGCCCTCCTCATTCGGGGGGAGACCGGTGACCGGGCCGGCGAAGCCACCATCCTGAACAACATCGGCCATGTGTGCGTCGGGTTGAGAGAGTGGAAGAGGGCTGCCGATTTTTTCATCCAGGCCCTCTGCATTCGGCGGGAGGTCGGCGACCGGTTCGGTGAAGCCGCCACCCTTAGCAACCTCGGGCATGTGTGCGACGGAATGGGGGACTGGCGGCGTGCTCTCGACTTCTATCACCAGGTACTCCCGATTCAGCGGGAGGTCGGCGATCGGGCTGGCGAAGCCGCCACCTTGAGCAGCATCGGCCTTGTGCGCTTCGGATTGCGGGAGTGGGGGCGGACCCTCGACCACTACCACCAGGCCCTCTCCATCCGGCAGGACGTCGGCGACCGGGTTGGTGAGGCCTTCAGTCTCAGCAACATCGGCCATGTGTACGCCGGGCTGGGGCACTGGCGGCGGGCTCTTGACTACCACCACCAAGCCCTCCCCATTTTGCAGGAGGTTGGCGACCGAAGGGGCGAAGCAATCGTCCGGTACAACATCGCGATGGTCCACGAGGCTAGCGGTGACCTTGACCGAGCGATCCGGGAGCTTGAACACGTCGTCGACCTGGAAAGGCAGATCGACCATCCCGACCTCGAAGCCACCGCTGCCGTCCTCGAACAGTTCCGCCGACAGCATGCAGCAGCCCAGGAATCAGAATCGCCTGCGGGACGGTAA